The following is a genomic window from Deinococcus yavapaiensis KR-236.
TTGAACTTGCTGGACATCTCGCCGTACGTCGTCCAGACGATGAGGACGTTGTCACCTCGCTGGGCGTGCTTGGCGAGGGTGGCGGCGCAACCGCATTCGTCGTCCGGGTGGCTGAAGACTGCCAAGAGGTTCACGCGTTCACTCCGCCGTTCGGAACAGACGTCTCGTGCAGTTTCGCGATCACGCGTCGAGCGATGTCCTTCGGCGTGCCCAGCGAGGAATCCAATTCCAAGTCGAACCCCGGGTGCGCGTAGATAGCCTCCCGGTCGAGGCGGGCGAGTCCCTTGGGCCGTCCCGCCTGCGTTTCCGCCCGTTCAGCTTCCCAGCGTAAGCTGACTTCCAGCGGCGGTTTGAGGTTCACGAGCAAGGGTCGGTAGGGGCTCCACAACCGCATCGCTTCCTCGAACATCGCGGGCTCGAAGAACAAAACGTCCACGATGACGTTGCTTCCGCTTGCCACGAGCGCCGCCACCATGTGGTGCAGGCCGCTGACTGCTTGCCGTCCGACCCACCCGAGGCCGAACCCGACGGCGATCGTGGAATCGTTCGGGTCGAGATCGTACCAAGCGCCTTCACGTTCGTTCGCTTGGAAGGGAAAGTACCGCGTCGGCAGGGTCATCCACGCGCGGTCGTACCCGAGTTGCAGGTACGGTTCCTCGAGCAGGTCTTGCAAGGCGTTGCACAACGACGACTTGCCCGTGCTGGACGTGCCGTTCACGACGATCAAACGGCCAGGCGCAATCGACGCAGCAGATTGTGTCATGAGACATCCTACCCTACGAGTTCAGGAGCGCGTTTTACAGATGCCTTCCAACCAAGACTGTCCGCCACGAATTCGATCGCGGTGCTACGCCAGCGTTCGCTGCATCACCCACGTTCCCAGATGCGCTTGAAAGCCCAGCTGAACACCATTCTTCGGGTGTTCGTGGAAGCGAAGGTCGCTTGCCTTACTCCGAAACCCAAAGGCGCTCGCTTGCATCGGCAACCACGCGCGCAACTGCGTTTCCTGCGCGCACGACAACCGCCTCGGCCATCCAGAAGCGACGGTCGCGCGAACGCTTGACGACGTTCCTGCAACCTTGTAGTGTCGTGACACAAACGCGTCGGCAGGAGGCACCTTGCTTTCCTCGCCTCCCCAAATTCGCATCACCAAGTGCCACGGTGAAGTCATGCGAGCAGGGGAGGAAAGAAGGGTGTTGCCATGAATTCTTACCGCCGTGTCTTCCACTTGATTTCCACGCTCGCTCGCCGTGGCCGTGCCTTCCTCCTCGGGATGCTCGCAAACCTGAACGTACCCGTGTGGCGCTCCAAGACCCTCCACCCGAAGGTGTTGCAGCGTGTGCGACGGGGGTCCGAAGTCATCACCGA
Proteins encoded in this region:
- a CDS encoding phosphotransferase-like protein — its product is MTQSAASIAPGRLIVVNGTSSTGKSSLCNALQDLLEEPYLQLGYDRAWMTLPTRYFPFQANEREGAWYDLDPNDSTIAVGFGLGWVGRQAVSGLHHMVAALVASGSNVIVDVLFFEPAMFEEAMRLWSPYRPLLVNLKPPLEVSLRWEAERAETQAGRPKGLARLDREAIYAHPGFDLELDSSLGTPKDIARRVIAKLHETSVPNGGVNA
- a CDS encoding PIG-L deacetylase family protein — translated: MNLLAVFSHPDDECGCAATLAKHAQRGDNVLIVWTTYGEMSSKF